The DNA region TattaaaatttcagtttttttgtttcaactcaatatatacacacaaggAAATATTAATTGAATCTGACTACAATATGGGTttattgctttattattttgaaGGATAACCTATGCAATATATCTTAATTAAGAAATCCATTGAATATGAACAAATTAAGTATGAAAATATGACTGCGTTAACTGTTAATAATGTTACTATTTTCCTGTTATGTTTTATTTCTTGGCCTTCGTTTGTATATCATTGTATATCAATATTGGAGAAAATCATCGTTACTAATTAATACCTGATTTCAGTCAAATTATCTGTGTTTTCAACCCTCAATTCTTCTAAAATTGTAGTACTGAAATTATGAAAACGTAAATCTGTACTGGTCACCACACCATCAACTATGTAATCAACAAACTTGTTGTTAATATATCAGTGCCCACTGTGCTGAATAAGAACTGGTAAACTTATTATGGATTCATCTGAACTCTATAGATTGAAAATCTTCCAAAATAGATTTTGTCTAGAGGAAACTCCTATAATATTTTCGGACGACTAAACCTCTATAATTTATGAATCAGAAATCGGTGAATTGAACCTCGTCCGACAGAGTTAAAATAAGTTCTTCAATGGCTAAATTGATTTCACCCTCTTTGACAGAGCTCTGCGTTTCTGTGATGACTGGCTACATACATATTTTATGCGTGAAAGTAGGATGAAAAATCTTCAGGCTCTCCTATTATTTTGTCCCTTCTGATGAAATTTGGTTATCCGTTGTCAACTTTTTTGGGCTTCAGTTGCTAAGTTTAATCTTTGTTAAAATATACATCTGTGGTTTAATGAATGGGGCCCTCCATTTCAGTCTCAAATTAGTTGCTAGTAGTGAAAAGTAATACTTGTTGGGCTAAATGGTGATACATTTCTTTATGATCTTTGACCAAAAACTTGGCAATAGATATTATGCAAGAATTAGTAATATCAAAATTCAAAACTACATATATTATGTAGAAATATTTCGTTAAGATGGGGatatcttttctttatttacaaaaataacgatatattacgaaacataacggattttcatatatttttcgtttttttttaaacaaaatatatatattttttaaatattttttttttttttaaataataatttttgtatatatttttttttaaaataatttttatatttaaaaaaaaaaattaatttgtttttgttcaaagtcttaaaaaattaccttaaatttttgtgtatgaaatgtgtatgtgtgagcgaaatttttaatataattttcatacacaaaattgtaagcgaaaactttaagccttgaatattgtatgaaagttgttacaatgttgttgtagtggtattaattttccagaaacctaatatgaactttatatacaaaaaatgtgaatgaaattctaagtcttgagcgagatatatacatttcatacaattctcatgcataaaattttgagcttaATGCttaagccttgatcaagatatacacatttcatatgttcttcatacataaaatttgagcgaactttttaagccttgagcaagatataaacatttcatacacaaaaatttgagcgattattttaagtcttgaatgttgtatcaaagttgtgtacaatgttgttgtatttgtattaattttacagaaatctaacatgaactttatgcacgaaaatgtgagcgaaattttaagatttgagcgagatacaaatttcatactattttcatacacacaattttgagcggattttgtaagccttgaatgagatatacacatttcatacatttttcataccgttttcatacactaaattttgagcgaactttttattccttgagcgagatatacacatttcatacaactttcatacataaatttttgagcgaaaaaaatattttaaaaaaatattaaaaaaaaaaaaatttaaattttttttttaaaaatatttttttaaaaaatttaaataatttgtatagggtttgtaatgttatgtttcgtaaatataaaactatcgtcacgtttaataaatatttctccttaagatgtatatatacgtaatccaacaccttataagtaactcttttttcttttcagctaccaatgtggtactttgttcgcacacccaacaatgtccccctcgaactaagttccacatggCTCATTACCATAATTCACGGGTCAGAGATTCAACATGTCTATGTGCCACCACACGTCTGGCCCATAAACgggcaaaggcactaagccGGGCCCCACGCCACCCTTCCCCATCTTTATACTCGTCCCGCCAAgccattggctctgataccagttgttgggctaaacggtccaaagatactcttaacatgatgtgatattgttcgCTTTGGGCTAAGCCTGCACGGTTTTTCCCAAAAGACCTCACACCATTGAGAGTATCCAACACCTTATAATTAAGtagctcttttttcttttcaactaccaatgtggtactttgttcgcacacccaataATATATTAACATGTCAATATTTCATGGAGAAACTTTTACAATTTCTCGGATCACTTTACCTGTTTGTACTGTAAGAGATTATTAACCACAAAGATTTAAGAATTTGTTATGAAAGGCTTTTTTCAAGACGAAGTTAAATAAAAGTGGGAATGTATTCAAGGGTGTAATCAAGTGGCTAATGAAATATATTGAGAATTACTTATAAGGTTCGGGTTATTTGAAGCAAAGTACTAGCTAGGTAATTTCTTCCCGTGTATTCAAGCCTTGATGGATAGAATTAACCGACACCCGTTCTGGTAGGAGCTGATAGCAGATAGATACCTCTTGACATTAATTGAGATGTTTACAACCTGGCCAGATACCATAATTATGAAAGAGAAGACACAAGTGGGAATAACATAATATTATTTCATCAATTTATAGTGACCATTAACCAATACATATATTTGGAAACTATTATGCATCTAATGTTCTAGCATGATTTCATGATACTTTGggcatgtcatgtcatatctgCAAATATAATCACGCATATTTGTCatttcataaataaatatatcaacaCAAAAAAGACTTTGCCTCCTTGGGCTTGAATTCCCACAAACATGTCagaaacaagtatttttatgaTCAATTGTAGCTTTTAGCTTATTTAGGTAAATCTTGGGCAAAAAATGTAATGAGCAAAATTAGACTTCAACGACGAAATTACTAGCTGGAGTCATCATTGGACATAATGACCATACCTGTACAAGCAGCGATGATGGGTAAGTAAAAGTTTACAAGTATATATTCTAAAATCTTCTTTTCTTCGAGAGAGCTTCACTAAGTTGACTAAACCTTCTAACCTTAGTTTAATAAGAGTAGTACTATTATTCTAAGGAGCCTGATATCAAAATTCAGAGCCATTTTTGTCTCTATTTACACGTGAAAAGAAGAggaaattttttaaagaaaaaggggGTTACGATGACTTGGGATAACCTCACTTTCAACATACAGATATTACCCAAAGGACAAAACACTTCCAAAACCCTATAAGTTCTTTTATAatagttggatttcaaatttcaaatttaattttgatCAAAAGTCTTGAGTTCTAGTCTTACCGTCACCgttatagaaaaataaaatcacgtttttggcctttaaaaaaaaagggaatgaaATTTACATGTGAGGAGACCTATTACAGATATAAttaattctttaataaataaaagCGAGATCTCTTAACTGCTTAAGTTACACAAAAATTTAACAAGAGTATAGTTATATCATCAAACACAGATTTAGTGTAACTTTTTATTCaacataagcaaaaaaaaattctatggaaaaaatgtgattttttagTACAAAGGCGATTTGGACCGACTAACAAGTCACGGGTACCATAACTTGTGGTGTGTGGTGTTAATTAAAAACTAGAACAATTCGAAAGGATGATGCTACTCACCCTTAACAAATGATTAAGATTTCAATAGTACATGTTTAGTGCTGATAATATAAtgactaaaaaggaagaatgaaaatgaaagaaaacgagagataattaaaaaaaatatcagcaaaaataaaaaataaaagaaagaacaaaagcaCCTCTACTAAGGGTCCCATGCATGTCTCCTCAGTGGACTATAGGATGTAATTTCCATCTTTTTTCTACAAACTGCACCcttccattttctttcctttcttcaataccctcctatctaattttctttccaaaaataaaaaataaaaaaaatcatgaatcCTTCAGCGATAGTCATGGCAAAGGAACTGCCTGCTGGATCTTCACGATCCAGCGGTGACCAGGTGCAGAATAATCCTGCACCGTTGAGTCGATACGAGTCACAAAAAAGGCGAGACTGGAACACTTTTGGACAGTACTTGAAGAATCAGAGACCACCAGTTGCACTGTCTCAGTGTAATTGCAACCATGTTCTAGAATTCCTTCGATACCTGGACCAGTTTGGGAAGACTAAGGTTCACTTACACGGGTGCGTGTTTTTCGGACAACCTGATCCACCAGCACCTTGTACTTGCCCACTAAGGCAGGCTTGGGGCAGCCTTGATGCTTTGATAGGGAGACTTAGAGCTGCTTATGAAGAAAACGGAGGCTCGCCAGAGAATAATCCGTTTGGGAATGGCGCGATTCGCCTTTATTTGAGAGAAGTAAAGGAGTGTCAAGCTAAGGCAAGAGGGATTCcttataagaagaagaagaaaaggaagctTAATAATTCTATTAAGTCCATTGGTGCTGCTGCTACTGCTGCTGCTGATCAACACAAGAATTTGATGCAAGCTACCTGAATATGGGTAAGTATTTTTATTTGCTCTAGAGTCTGGTAAATTATACGTCCTTTGGTTAAATCATAAGGCTTTACTTCAATTTTGACGTATATCTCCCGACAGTATCCATATAAAACTATAACTCATAATGAATCAAGTAATTTGCTTAAATCCTTGAAGTTTCTTcttgaaaagtaaaattttatgggaatttagaaaatttagtaATTACAAGGCATATTTATGATTGCCATAGGGTAACTATCAAGTTCATTTTTTAACATGAAAATCCGTAGAACCGTGCTTAAAACCCTGATCTTTATGGTCATAGTGAAGCAATTGAATTTGAGGAATAGTAGATATAAGAAAATCCCCTCTCTTTTATTACTCCTAATCTTTGGAGTATAGGGTATGAATAGTGCATAATCTAGTAACCTTATAAGAAATCTCTCTcatatttcttcctttctctctctcatATCATGTAAAACCAGTTTATAAATTTCATGGATGAGATTTTTTTCTTGTAAAATACGTTTCTTTTCAATAGTTCTTGGCCCTTAAAAGATTTGACAAGATTTTGTGTCTTAAATCTTAATGAGTAAACCATGTGATGTTACTATATAGTTGGAGTAATTTTGAAGTGGAAACAAAACTTATATTGTCTTGGAccatttaaattatatataattaatagaATCTTCTGTACATCACCAACAAGCATATGTATAATCATTACTACAAAAAGTTCCAAACGAATATACAGATAGTATAAGCAGACACATAATGCTTGCCTTTTGTACGTAGGTTCTGGCAGTCTAGCctttttggtattatttgtctgtaaatagtcatatatgttggtgaaaaatatattttagatcTACGTATAGTCCTTTTGTattcggaaacagccgtcctaccttggtaggagtaaagATACACTCTTACTCTTCTGCATTCCACGTTGTCATGATTTCACcaaggttgttgttgttgtatagtCCTTTTGTAGCTTGTTATGCTCCTTCTAAGGAGTGTCTCTCGCTTCTTCTTGATCTTTTAATGATCTTCTCCTGTGATAAGAGCATCCTAGATGTTCAAGATATATGATCTTTTGTAAACTTCGATTTTTCCCTCTGATTTCCAAGTAAACCTTTTCACTCGGACTTCTAAGTAAACGGCCTAATCACACCATTCTTCcataaattgtttttatttttgggtgtATGGTACCCCGTATTGTGATCCAACTAGATTCGGGTTAGCACCGGAAAGTCCCAAATTAGTGGGTAAAACACTCCCTAACAAAAGGGACTCCATACCAGGGTCTCGCATCTAAAACCTCCGCTGAATCACCATAGAGTGACTAAGAAGTATTTATCACTCTGCCGCAACCGTGATTAGTCATTCTTACACAGATTATGAAGAGGCAAGGCACCATATATGTCTGATGTCCGTCCTCATATATCAATTGTTTCCCTTTTGAATTCCAATATAGAAGGTGTTCATTAACAAGCATAAacattaaagtttttttttttcaaattattgaTCTTAATTTATTGATATCTTTGTAAGTTAATTTTTTACTACGCAAGATCACTGCACAAATTAAGACACCATAAAAAGGTGAGACTAGACGCGTACATGTTCCTTCCTCCTTCAGTCCTACAACTCTCAGTTGGCACTAGCTTGCCTATGATTAAAAGAGAGGAGAGGACTTAGAGCCTATTTGGCCTAGCGGTTTTAAGGCTAaaagcgttttttttttttttttttttttttttttgagaaaaaagctttttttttttagatacttgaggtgtttggccaattaataaaaaaatttaagcgAAGTAGCTTTTACGCACTGTTGGGAGAAAGGTAAAATTTCGAGTGCTTGAGAAAAGCAgaagcaaaaattattttttttcaagacaaaaatatcCTTATCGTAACTACATATTTACCAAGTATATCCCCCTCATTAATCTATTAGGGATTAAATCATTGAGAATCCTCATGATGTATGAAGGATTCCACTTattttgtgttgaattttaatttgtggaatgattttgaattttatttgggTTGTAGTATTTTAGTATATTTAAATTATCGTGTTGATAtgtatcaatattttatatttatttatttatgtatcatattaattaaaaaaaaatatttacttttaaaatttaattagttaAGTAGAAACTTAATTAAAGTCTTTCATAATagatatattaaaataatttatctttgtaaaataattttgatagTAAACGTTATTGATATTTGTCCTTTTTCGTAATCTGAcactcaaaagcacttttttaagAAGATTAGTCAAACACAATCTGTTTATTAAAAGCAgacaaaaatacttttcaaatgAATTATCCAAACACAAAGCGGTTCTcatcaaaagcacttttttgaaaagcacttctCAAAATAAGCAGTTTTTAGCCGCTAGGCCAAACAGGTTATAACCCTGATTTTAAACAACTCATTTTCAACCTTTAGCTTATGGACATGTATTTCTAGACTTTTAAATAGTGATTTTACAATTTTACCCCCGATTTATATTAGAAAATGTCTTTAAAAGATTTGACATGATTACTTCTCATTCTCTATATATTACTAGTTCTTTTTCACCATTCAAATATAACTATTTCATTATGTTAATTATCTTATATGACGCAACCGAATAACCAAACCTAAAAAATCGAAGTAGAAAGagaaaaatcgaaccaaaccaaaCTTATTTTGGTTCGTATTGGATTGTACTTTTTAAAAACTGAACaccaaaaaaccgaaaccgtaCAAAAAAATCGAATGCACGCCCCTAAGGATAAGACATGgagtttaaattaaattattttctaacCTAGAAAGAgggtcattttttttcttaaacacattaaaaaggaaataggttcacttAACTTAATTTGAAACAACGAGAATAGTACAATTAGGTCTTTTAATTTTCTGAATCTGAATACATGTctaagactgtttgttttttcaatattgcaatgtataaaatttatttgcGTTTAAAATAAGTGTGCACCTAGCCTTTTTCACACGCTTttagaaaatactaactcctatatagaaagagaaaagatattttgactaaattacccttAACTAAATAATACCTCACTTATCTAAACAGGGATAACTCTGGAAGAACTTAATTAACTCCTTCTTAATTATGTAAGGgcacacttattttgaaacaaactAAAAGGTCAAGcgaacacttattttgaaccagagggagtaataaatataagattcaatatatatatggtgtttgGTGGTGATGATTATAGATGGTGGCTAGGGACGGTGACGGACGCTGAATGCAATGGTGATTGTGGATGAGGATGGTGGTTGGCGGTGAAGATTGTATATGGTGACTAATGGTGGTGATAGTTGATTGTAGTGATTAACAGCGGGCTGGGTGCGCATGGTGAATTATGGTAGTTGATAATGGTGGTGTTACTGTACTAGCGGTAGTGTGAATGGATTGAATTGGTGAACtgtcatttttgtaaaaaaaaattgaatagaaATCTGAATAATATTAAGACTATATTACATATCTTAACCGTTGGGGTCTATTCAAACATATTAAGTGGTTGTAACATAAAAAAGACACAAACACTAATGATTAAGatccaaatataaaaatataaacgaattcaaggagagtgtatgtcactctcccatatgagtgAAATCGGCGttggggggtaattattccgttttaaataagtttagggggctaATAGGGccagggaaaggtaaggtgtgtcgtagcaaattcgggtatagttcaggggggtaatagtgCCTTATCCCTTAAAACTTTCAGTAAGTTACAAATAAATTCATGTCTAAAGTGGGATAGGGCAATTTGTTGATAAAAAACGCTACATTCATAAATGTTTCAGACCATTAGAAACAAAGAGAAATAATTTGCATTTGAAAGAAGAGTAAGTCTAGTCTCAGCAATAGAcacaaatattttgttttggAGTATGATCACAGACAAGATATTTGCCTCTTAATTTCACATTGAGTTAAATGATGGAAGTTAAAAGGTAAACTCAAATGAATTATAAAGTTGTGACCACTAAAACTCACCTCCTCCATCACATTGAAAACTTTTGATCTTCCTCTCGGAAATTGATTCTTTATGAGCTTTTCAAAATTCATAGATATTGCAAAAAACATTAGTTTCGTTTTAAGGAAAAAGTTAAGTAAATCTTGTACAAATTGCAATCATTCATAAAAATAACATAGTACTTTATGTTACGAGATGATGCAACATAAGCATGTTCCCATAAATCAGAATATATTTTCCTCAAGGctacatcttccaatttattaGTGCTAGGGAAGTTATTTACAACTTATTTTCAATTGAAATTTTCACACCCGAAAGAGATTATATTCCAACTATTAATATTGATAAATTTATTTGAACgcaaaacataaaattcttgAACTAGCTAGATATTTTAATCTTTAATGCTAGATTGGATCTGTTCCCTTTCTAGTATACAACCGTTAGAGCTTCCATACAGGTTTAATCCAAAGCATAGACGTTGCTCTTCATCTTCTATTCGAGTTCTAAATCTTTTAAGGTCCATAATCTTTTTCTCTCATTTCAAACATATCCAAACGTATCCAACGGAATTCTCCTAGCATAATTGTTCTTAgggttttatattttttttcaaagtccTCTTGCAAAACTTATGACCTAGCTATATATCTTCATCAAACCGTTTGAGTACAACTGTGAGCCTATCATAAATTTCTCTAAATTCTTTAATCTAGTCTTCCACGGTTTAGTTCCCAGCTTAATGGTTTGTAAATATTGCTTCAAGAAGATTTCTTTGTCCTCGCTATCATTGAGCTTTCATCCTTGAGATATTATTATGCTTGTTTAGCAGTCAAACAACCAACAATGAAAAACTGACTCCTCTGTTATTGTTCTAGAGATCAACTTCAAATAAGCATATTTTGTTCTTCCCATTCAACGAATTTGGGATTTGGTGTGATCTTACCTTTGTCGTCTTAGGGTGTATAACGAGTGAGTCATTTGTCACAAAATGGCAAGGTTTGTGCAATCAATTGGTGCAAAGATGAGGGAGATAAAGCTACTAGTTGTATTCGTGAAAGACGTACTTTTTCAGGATTATTTTTATCTGAAGTCTAGAATCTGATACTGtaaaaaaacatttatgaatCTATAGAACCAAAGATGTCTTCAATgtgaagagatgaagaagaaaagtaTATTCTACTTCATTGCTTCAGATGTGCACAacagattttttatttatttgactAGGACTTGACCAGTTTTAGATGAATCCTAAATAGGTTAATACTCTTCAAACTATATCCAGTATTTGTATAGATATAGCTTATCTCATTTGACAAGGACTTGGCTAGTCATCCACCATCTAAACCTTACGTATGGTTAATAATTAATGCATATGCTCCTGTCAATTTATCATTTAACCAGGTAAATTAACAGTACTCCTTATTTAGTGTATGTAGACATTTGCTGCGAATAAATATTTGCCTAGGGGCATGCAGATTAATCTTAGAGTCGTATAGTATAGGAGTATTTCTTTACTTTATATCTTGACAGCTGAAACTTATCTCATTATTGATGAAACAATATGCATGTAACctactcatttttcatttctctgATAGCTTATATAGACATATAGAGCAGACGTTCTTGACCTACCTAGCTAGATTCCATTCCACTGATTCATATATAAAGGCAACCCTAAAGCTAGGCTAGATTATTGACTAACAAATATTGATGTACCATTACTTTTTCATGGATAATTTTAATCATTCAATTAATGTCGAAGTGCTTGAagtttttaattcttttcttcgGGATAATCCTTAGTTTATGCTAACCAGATTCATTGCAGATATACTAGGGTGGTCACAATCGGATGAATCTTAGATAAGAAGATGTTGCTGCCTACCACAAGACAAATATCTACCTCATGAATACTAGCTAGCTAGCTGGCTGGCTGGCtaggtttatttcttattaGTAGgttattaagttatatatactgAAGTCTTAATTAGTCTTAAATAATTTAGTTAGATAATCAGTTTCTGTCAATGAAATAACtgtcttttggaaatttgtgaAGCGAGTTTTCCACTGCTTAATTACTGctgtaaattaaattaattactcCCCAGCTACTACACTGGGCATCAATTATATTTCCGCAGTAGTCATGATAGTTGTAGTATTTCAGCACTTGGTTATATAAAGTAAGCCACTATTTAGTCCATGTTATTCATATAGTgtctcttttgtttttttgcttaaaaggttattcttctttcttcctttcttttctttttaatccttTTGTGTCTCTGTAGTATGTATCAGCAGAGGATTTATTCCAAATGGTCAAGAAAGACTTTGCAGTTATGACTTATGATCGTATTAAATTACAGGTGGATTTCAAACTTACTCTCTGGTCCGGATTAACAAAATCTGGCATGCTAAagcttttattatttataatcTTTTTGTCAAAATCACATTAAAAGTAAATTAACAGGGAAAATTTTTGCTTAATATAAATACAATCAGTTATAACTTCATCTACTTTGAGATCTTGATGTAGCCAACATgggaggaattttccattttaacCAAAGCTCCAAGCTCGGGTACAACCAAGCACTTTGATGACTCCTCTCTATAGAAAAAGCCCACGCACTTGCAATCTTTATTGCACCTATTTTTGCATTCACTTAGTTTCATAGGTCCAGTACCTTCATTATAATCACTAGTGAAATGTTCAACTCCTTCAACCTTGTAATAGTCCACCTTCGATCCTCCCCTGCATGGTGGCAAATTTGGTGGTGCACAACCCTTGCTCCACCCAACCAAGCCTCGAGGGCTCGGACACGCCACACACTGGCTGTCCTCGCAAACGCCCAATGATCCACACCTCCTCGGGAGCTTGCATTCGCTTTTCCCATCGTTGCCCCTATTGAAAAGTTGATATGTGATCTCCCATGCCCGCCAATCAACATTTGGTTCATAAGTGTACATTCTTAGATTACCATCCATGTCAACTCTAAACATAGTGTATGTGCTATTGTATTTGGGCCTAGTAAAAATGGATGTGCCAGAGCTAGGAGAATTTGTCATGTTAAACCCAAATCCTAACTCAAAAGCATGGTTTGCACCATATTCTGACTCACAATAGAATCAAAGTTAGCTAAAGAGCCTTTCCCATTGCCATAATCGTCTGATTTGAAGTATGGCAAAGGCCTTTGTGAATTTACACTTCCATAATACATGGCCCAATGTCTCCCTTCCAGGACAAAGCTATAAGGCCCATCAACAGGTTCTTTGCTAGATTTTCGACTAACAAGCCTAGATGGGCCTTTAGCCCTTAAAGCTTGACCCACCAAAAGTGTATCAGTTGGGTGTTCAAAACTTTGCCAAACAAATCTATCATTTTTATCATGTAAAACCAAGTTACCATTATGCAAGAGTTTTAGCCCTGTCACACCCTTGTTGGCAGTATTGGTATGCCAAGCTACCGTGCCATCGACATCAGTTAGTTTCAAATTCCCATCCGCACCAAAGGTTAGAGTGGCGTTTTCTCGAACAGGCTTGCCACGATTAGCCTCCCATACCCATCGCATAACGGATTCAGATCTTCGATGGCCCATTCGTAGCCCAAGGATAAAGGCATTTGGGGTagaattaaagaaacaaagtgTAAAGGGGAAGTTGACAATGTTTAAGGTACGATAATCTGCACTGTATTCAACAGAATATTCGCCGAATGAGCCTTCATTGATGTATTTGAAGGTTTTGGCAGGCGGAACATTGGCTGAAGTTGCAATGAATAGGGAACAAAGTGTGATTAcaagtaggggtgtacaaactaaaccgacaaaccgcaccaaatcgataaatcgagtcaaaccgagaaaaaaacccgacttgtgatttggtttgacttggtttggtgttggaaaaaaaatccgaccataattttaaccgattatattagcttttgttaaatattttaatacaatgtcatcactcttctcacattttgtgttattttcttaagaaacaccttaattatataattgtatcttactaggactaaataaatatttaaagtaaaagttatatgttttgtatcaagactattccaaaaaaaaaaccgaaaaatccgagaaaaccgAACAACCCGAGAAAATCAGGGCcgaaaacccgaattttattggtttggtttggtgtataaattttaaaacccgacgcaattggtttggtttggtgtttaaaaaatctgaaccaacccggtccatgtacacccctaattaCAAGCGAAGAAGAATAGGAAGTCATTGTTTTGGTTTTGTGAATGAGAACAAGATTGAGTTGCTAGATAAGTTAATgacttactatatatataacaagaaAC from Lycium ferocissimum isolate CSIRO_LF1 chromosome 2, AGI_CSIRO_Lferr_CH_V1, whole genome shotgun sequence includes:
- the LOC132044226 gene encoding protein LIGHT-DEPENDENT SHORT HYPOCOTYLS 10-like: MNPSAIVMAKELPAGSSRSSGDQVQNNPAPLSRYESQKRRDWNTFGQYLKNQRPPVALSQCNCNHVLEFLRYLDQFGKTKVHLHGCVFFGQPDPPAPCTCPLRQAWGSLDALIGRLRAAYEENGGSPENNPFGNGAIRLYLREVKECQAKARGIPYKKKKKRKLNNSIKSIGAAATAAADQHKNLMQAT
- the LOC132047735 gene encoding LOW QUALITY PROTEIN: epidermis-specific secreted glycoprotein EP1-like (The sequence of the model RefSeq protein was modified relative to this genomic sequence to represent the inferred CDS: inserted 1 base in 1 codon); the encoded protein is MGEFVQRETTLPTLQAMLPLGGCIIADAKQHEVVVESRKAFVLAKPYLGRMEKGKKEVCTPLLVITLCSLFIATSANVPPAKTFKYINEGSFGEYSVEYSADYRTLNIVNFPFTLCFFNSTPNAFILGLRMGHRRSESVMRWVWEANRGKPVRENATLTFGADGNLKLTDVDGTVAWHTNTANKGVTGLKLLHNGNLVLHDKNDRFVWQSFEHPTDTLLVGQALRAKGPSRLVSRKSSKEPVDGPYSFVLEGRHWAMYYGSVNSQRPLPYFKSDDYGNGKGSLANFDSIVSQNMXANHAFELGFGFNMTNSPSSGTSIFTRPKYNSTYTMFRVDMDGNLRMYTYEPNVDWRAWEITYQLFNRGNDGKSECKLPRRCGSLGVCEDSQCVACPSPRGLVGWSKGCAPPNLPPCRGGSKVDYYKVEGVEHFTSDYNEGTGPMKLSECKNRCNKDCKCVGFFYREESSKCLVVPELGALVKMENSSHVGYIKISK